From the Montipora capricornis isolate CH-2021 chromosome 2, ASM3666992v2, whole genome shotgun sequence genome, one window contains:
- the LOC138038878 gene encoding uncharacterized protein, whose translation MAAFEDFRQLLILYYDANLINDEDFVLLYDMFPSRNPSFPYYEYACFDLNNMSEAECKAEFRFEKKDLPTLAEALQIPPTFKLRQGSIVSGMEGLCILLRRLAYPCRFGDMVPRFGKPVPVLSMVTNHVIDYIYTIHGHRITRWNDALLNPPALDTYARSVHAKGAALQNCFGFVDGTVRPIARPDEHQRMMYNGHKRVHAIKFQSVALPNGLIANLYGPVEGKRHDAGMLAESGLLHDLERHAFSTGGQPLCIYGDPAYPLRVHLQGPFQGAALTPQMEMFNGSMSSVRVSVEWLFGDILNYFKFLDFKKNLKVGLSNIGKKYVVCALMRNALTCLYGNQTSEFFELDPPSLQEYFR comes from the exons ATGGCCGCATTTGAAGATTTTCGACAACTTCTCATTCTTTACTACGACGCTAATTTGATCAACGATGAAGATTTCGTTCTCCTTTACGACATGTTTCCGTCGAGAAATCCAAGTTTTCCTTACTACGAGTACGCTTGCTTTGACCTGAACAACATGAGTGAGGCAGAGTGTAAGGCCGAATTtaggtttgagaaaaaagaccTTCCGACTCTGGCAGAAGCCTTGCAGATCCCACCTACCTTCAAACTACGCCAGGGAAGCATAGTAAGTGGAATGGAAGGCCTTTGCATACTCCTAAGACGGCTCGCCTATCCTTGTAGATTTGGCGACATGGTACCTCGTTTCGGCAAACCAGTACCGGTGCTATCCATGGTCACAAATCATGTGATTGATTATATTTACACCATCCATGGACATCGCATAACCCGGTGGAATGACGCACTGCTTAACCCACCTGCATTGGATACTTATGCTCGATCAGTTCACGCTAAAGGGGCTGCTCTCCAGAActgttttggctttgttgatggCACTGTGAGACCTATAGCCAGACCAGACGAGCACCAGAGGATGATGTATAATGGTCATAAACGGGTGCACGCCATTAAATTCCAATCTGTTGCCTTACCGAATGGATTGATCGCAAACCTTTACGGCCCCGTAG AGGGCAAAAGGCATGATGCAGGTATGCTGGCAGAATCTGGTCTCTTGCATGACTTGGAACGCCATGCATTTTCGACAGGGGGTCAGCCTCTATGCATATATGGGGATCCTGCATATCCCCTCAGGGTTCACCTGCAAGGACCATTCCAAGGTGCTGCTCTCACACCTCAGATGGAGATGTTCAATGGATCCATGAGCTCTGTTCGAGTGTCAGTGGAGTGGCTATTTGGAGacattttaaactattttaaattccttgattttaaaaagaacctAAAAGTTGGCTTAAGTAAtattggtaaaaaatatgtcgTATGTGCTCTCATGCGAAATGCCCTAACATGCCTATATGGTAATCAAACCTCAGAATTTTTTGAATTAGACCCCCCAAGCCTCCAGGAGTATTTCAGGTGA